DNA from Acetobacter aceti NBRC 14818:
ACCCTGCGCGCATATGCGTATTCTTCGTTATCCGCCACAGGAAGTCGTCGTCAGCGAAAAGCAGATCGGTATCGGCGCGCACTCGGATTATGAGTGTTTCACCATCCTGAACCAGAACGGCGACTCTGCGCTTCAGGTGCTGAACGCGGCAGGTGTCTGGGTGGAAGCGGCGCCCATTCCAGATACATTCGTCATCAATGTCGGGGACATGATGGCGCGGTGGACCAATGACCTGTTCTGCTCGACCCTGCATCGCGTCATCAACCGATCCGGAAAAGAACGTTACTCCATCCCGCTTTTCTTTGGACCTGACTACGACACCGTCATCAGTCCGCTGCCATCCTGTCAGGATGCGGATCATCCGCCGCTCTACCCGCCCATCAGGGCTGGGGATTACATCCTCTCCCGGTTTGACGAGACATATGATTATCGTCAGGCGCAGCCAGAAAAAGTCTGAATTCTTTCCAACAGGATTATGTAATTATGCAAGTTGAGGAAACCGGTAGCGCGGCCGTTCTGGAACCCGTGTCAACCCATTTGCGGACAACCCGCGTGGATCGGGTCTTCTGGAGCCATTTCTCTCCCAACCTTGCGCCTTCAGCCTGGGTGATCGGCGTGCTGGTGGTGGTGCTTGGACTGCCCGGATGGACCGGTTTCTCGGTTCTGCTGATCGGCAATCTCCTTGGCTCGCTACCTGTGGCGCTCTGTGCCGTGATGGGGCCTGAGACGGGACTTCCGCAGATGGAAGCGTCACGTTTCTCGTTCGGCCGGACCGGCAAGCGGCTGCCTTCCCTGATCAACTGGGCGAACTGCGTCGGCTGGGATGCGGTCAATAATGTGCCGTCCGCACTGGCCTTCATCCTGCTGCTGAAGATGGTTGGTCTTGCAGTCCCGTTCTGGCTCGCTCTGGGTATTCTGGCTTTCGCCCAGTTGCTCGCGAGCATGGGTGGACATGACATTGTTCAGGCGATTGAAAAATATCTCGGCTGGGTCCTGCTGGTATCGTTTGCCATCGTCGGAGGGATCGCCGTTTTCCAGTCGTCGGGGCAGGGAAGTGCAGCACCCGCCGCTGCGCCGCGATTTGCTGATATCATGATCGGTATAGGTGCTGTCAGCAGTTTCAACATGGCATGGGCGGCCTATGCATCGGACTACACGCGCTATGTCCCGCCTGGCACGCCGTCTTCCCGTGTTTTCTGGCTGACCTTTGGCGGAACATTCCTTTCTTCCTTTATCATGGAACTGTTCGGCCTGCTGACCGGGGCTGCAATCAGCGACCCGTCGCCGGGTTCGGTGATTGCAGCCTTGCAGAACTGGTCAGGTGTTTTTGCACCGGTGGCTCTGGCCGCCGTGGCGTTTTCTTCCATCGCGATCAATGCAGCGAACGACAATACGGCTGCCTATGCGCTGATTTCCGGAGGCGTGCATGTCAACCGTATGCTCAGCGCTGTGGTGACGGCAGGCATGGGCTACCTTCTTGCTGTGCTGGGGGAGGGAACATTCGTGTCCCTCTATGAGAATTACCTGCTTCTCGCCCTTTATTGGATCGCGCCATGGTGCGGGATCGTGCTGGCCGACTGGTATTGCCGTCCTGCGTCGCTGAAGTCTCTGCGGATGGAAACACTCGCCGGCTGGACATCGTCGGCGACGCTGTTTGTCGTCGTGACGGTTTTGACAATTGGCCTGTTCTCATCGACACCTCTCTACACAGGCCCTGTTGCGGCGATGCTCGGAGGGGCAGATGTCGGTTATCTCGTCGGTTTCTTCCTGGCTGCTCTGGGACAGGTAGCGCTGCTGAATGCACGAGGGCGGCGCGTATCTGTCGCCCATTTTCAGGATGCCTGATACGGCGAGGAATTCATGACGATCGAAACGGGTAAAATCTGACATGATGGATTTGGTTCTGAAAAACGGTGTCCTGCCCGATGGCAGTCGGGTGGACATCGCCATCGCCGACGGAAAAATCGCCGCCATTGAAGCAGGGTTTTCAGGTGAGGCTGCCGAGACGCTGGATCTGGAAGGCTACTTGGTCTCTCCGCCTTTCGTGGACAGCCATTTTCACCTCGATACGACGCTGACAGCTGGACTGATCCGTCACAATACTAGCGGCACCCTTCTGGAAGGTATCCAGATCTGGAAGGAAACAAAGCCCCATCTGACCGAAGAGGATATCTACGCCCGCGCCCGCAAACTGTGCGAGATGACCATCTCGCAAGGTACGCTCGCCATCCGGTCACACGTCGATATCAGCGATCCTGATCTGAAAGCGGTCCGTGCACTGGTGCGTCTGCGGGAGGACCTGAAACCGTGGATGACCATCCAGCTTGTGGCCTTTCCGCAGGACGGTTTTTTCCGGATGGCAGGCGCGGCGGAACTGCTGGTCAGAGCGCTCGATATGGGGCTCGATCTGGTTGGCGGCATTCCGCATTATGAACGGACGACGTTACAGGGCGGTGAGTCGATCGACGCGTTGTTCCGGCTGGCGGCGGATCGCGCGCTGCCGATCGATATGCATTGCGACGAAACGGATGACCCGAATTCGCGCCATATCGAAACCATGGCGGCCTGCGCTGTCAGATATGGTT
Protein-coding regions in this window:
- a CDS encoding purine-cytosine permease family protein translates to MQVEETGSAAVLEPVSTHLRTTRVDRVFWSHFSPNLAPSAWVIGVLVVVLGLPGWTGFSVLLIGNLLGSLPVALCAVMGPETGLPQMEASRFSFGRTGKRLPSLINWANCVGWDAVNNVPSALAFILLLKMVGLAVPFWLALGILAFAQLLASMGGHDIVQAIEKYLGWVLLVSFAIVGGIAVFQSSGQGSAAPAAAPRFADIMIGIGAVSSFNMAWAAYASDYTRYVPPGTPSSRVFWLTFGGTFLSSFIMELFGLLTGAAISDPSPGSVIAALQNWSGVFAPVALAAVAFSSIAINAANDNTAAYALISGGVHVNRMLSAVVTAGMGYLLAVLGEGTFVSLYENYLLLALYWIAPWCGIVLADWYCRPASLKSLRMETLAGWTSSATLFVVVTVLTIGLFSSTPLYTGPVAAMLGGADVGYLVGFFLAALGQVALLNARGRRVSVAHFQDA
- a CDS encoding cytosine deaminase, translated to MMDLVLKNGVLPDGSRVDIAIADGKIAAIEAGFSGEAAETLDLEGYLVSPPFVDSHFHLDTTLTAGLIRHNTSGTLLEGIQIWKETKPHLTEEDIYARARKLCEMTISQGTLAIRSHVDISDPDLKAVRALVRLREDLKPWMTIQLVAFPQDGFFRMAGAAELLVRALDMGLDLVGGIPHYERTTLQGGESIDALFRLAADRALPIDMHCDETDDPNSRHIETMAACAVRYGLQGRVTGSHLTSMHSMDNAYADKLIGLLAESGLAAVSNPLINMTLSGRYDTYPKRRGLTRIPELLRAGVPVGFGHDCVMDPWYRLGSHDMLEVASMGLHAAQMTSESEMAACFSSVTDMAAGILGLDSYGLKVGNPADLVVLQACSVFDALRLRPCRLYVLRNGRIISRTAPRLSQLTLSEERTVDLARI